From the Pirellulales bacterium genome, the window CACAAATGCCCTTTGGCAAACTACCGTATCGCCGGCCCTTGCGAAGCTTGCGGCGCACCGCTTAACTTGATACGAATGCCCGCCTCATACTCAACCGGCCGATAGCCATGCTGATCTTCGATGCCCATCTCGACCTGAGCATGAATGCCCTGGAGTGGAACCGCGACCTGACGCGGCCGGTGAGCGAAATTCGCCGGCGCGAGGCCGGTCACACCGACAAGGTCGACCGCGGCCGAGGCACCGTCTCGCTGCCGGACATGCGAAGGGGCCAGGTCGGCCTGTGCGTGGCCACGCTTATCGCCCGCCATGTCAAACCCGACAATCCGTTGCCCGGCTGGCATAGCCCGGAAATCGCCTGGGCCCAGACCCAAGGACAACTCGCCTGGTATCGCGCCATGGAAGAGCAAGGCGAAATGGTGCAAATCGCCGACCGGCGATCGCTCGACCGGCACGTGGCCCTCTGGCAAGACACACCGCCGGACCGGACGCCGATCGGTTACGTGCTGAGCCTGGAAGGGGCCGATTCCATCCTCACGCCCGCCAGGCTCGAACGCTCCTATGCCCAAGGCCTGAGAGCCGTCGGGCCCGCGCACTACGGGCCGGGCACTTATGCTTTTGGCACGCATTCGTCGGGCGGCCTCGGCGCGGCCGGCCGCGAACTGCTCGCCGAAATGGACCGCCTGGGCATCATCCTGGATGCCACGCACCTTTGCGACGTCAGCTTTTGGGAAGCGCTCGATCATTTTCAGGGGCCGGTCTGGGCCAGTCATTCCAATTGCCGGTCGCTGGTGCCGGAAGAGCGGCAGTTCAGCGACCAACAGATCAAGGCCCTCGTGGCCCGGGGCGCGGTGATCGGCGCGGCGCTCGACGCCTGGATGATGGTGCCCGACTGGATTCGCGGCAAGACCTTGCCCGAAGAGGCGGGCGTCAAGCTGGAACATATCGTCGATCATATCGACCACGTCTGCCAGTTGGCGGGCAATGCGCAGCACGCGGCGATCGGCACCGACCTGGACGGCGGTTTTGGCCGCGAGCAGTCTCCGTTCGATCTCGACACGATCGCCGACCTCGCGCGCGTGCCCGACCTGTTGCGCCACCGCGGCTACCGCGAGTCCGACGTCGAGGCAGTCATGCACGACAACTGGATTCGCTTTTTGCGGTCGGCCTGGCGCGAATAGCGTGGATTCGGATTCTGTCGGGTGGGACTATTTGAGCGTCGGCAGCGAGGGGTTTCCTTTCTCGACGCCCAGCAACTCCACTTCGAACACGAGCGTGGCGTTGGGCGGGATGCCGCCGTTGCCGGCACCCTGCTCACCATAAGCCAGCCCGGAGGGAATAAAGAGTTGCCATTTGTCGCCCACCTTCATTAATTGCAGTGCTTCGGTCCAACCCGGAATCACGCGGTTCACGGGGAACG encodes:
- a CDS encoding membrane dipeptidase, which encodes MLIFDAHLDLSMNALEWNRDLTRPVSEIRRREAGHTDKVDRGRGTVSLPDMRRGQVGLCVATLIARHVKPDNPLPGWHSPEIAWAQTQGQLAWYRAMEEQGEMVQIADRRSLDRHVALWQDTPPDRTPIGYVLSLEGADSILTPARLERSYAQGLRAVGPAHYGPGTYAFGTHSSGGLGAAGRELLAEMDRLGIILDATHLCDVSFWEALDHFQGPVWASHSNCRSLVPEERQFSDQQIKALVARGAVIGAALDAWMMVPDWIRGKTLPEEAGVKLEHIVDHIDHVCQLAGNAQHAAIGTDLDGGFGREQSPFDLDTIADLARVPDLLRHRGYRESDVEAVMHDNWIRFLRSAWRE